A genome region from Lytechinus pictus isolate F3 Inbred chromosome 14, Lp3.0, whole genome shotgun sequence includes the following:
- the LOC129276184 gene encoding ubiA prenyltransferase domain-containing protein 1-like: MGNRTINENTNGVNNVNDNGVLAGSSAVSSNGSGKVHRAGGLGSKGIRRYVQALRPWSFSASLTAMLLGSTLAYKSIGTLNPIVCLASSFAVLFVHGAGNLVNTYYDYVKGVDSKKSDDRTLVDHRLEPNTVATFGAVLYALGCVAFVVAATFSPAKMEHIALLYFGGLSSSFLYTGGIGLKYLALGDVVILITFGPLSVMFAFVNQVGHLNITPLLYAIPLALNTEAILHSNNARDMKTDKQAGVITVAILLGETASYALYCFLIFTPYITFAVVGMNFSKWLLLPLFTLPMAFTLEKKFRQRELGKLPHETAKLNLLFGVLYILGCLFADTGSLPGLA; this comes from the coding sequence ATGGGGAATCgaacaataaatgaaaatacaaacgGAGTCAACAATGTGAACGACAACGGAGTTCTCGCTGGTTCCTCTGCAGTGAGTTCGAATGGTTCTGGGAAAGTTCACCGGGCCGGTGGGCTCGGCAGCAAAGGAATTCGACGCTACGTGCAGGCGCTCAGACCGTGGTCATTCAGTGCTTCACTGACTGCAATGCTGCTGGGTTCAACACTGGCATATAAATCCATTGGAACGTTGAATCCTATTGTATGCCTGGCTTCTTCATTTGCAGTGCTGTTTGTTCATGGAGCTGGCAACTTGGTGAATACATATTACGATTACGTGAAAGGCGTTGACAGCAAAAAAAGTGACGACCGAACATTGGTCGACCACAGATTGGAGCCGAACACTGTTGCTACATTCGGTGCTGTACTTTATGCTCTTGGATGTGTGGCTTTCGTCGTGGCAGCAACGTTTTCACCTGCTAAGATGGAACACATTGCGTTGCTTTACTTTGGAGGTTTGTCCAGTTCTTTTCTGTACACAGGAGGCATCGGATTGAAATACCTTGCTCTTGGAGATGTTGTCATTCTCATAACGTTTGGTCCGCTTTCCGTCATGTTTGCCTTTGTCAACCAAGTGGGACATCTCAATATCACCCCTCTTTTATATGCCATCCCTCTTGCCTTGAACACGGAAGCTATTCTTCACAGCAACAACGCCCGTGACATGAAAACCGACAAGCAGGCAGGGGTCATCACTGTAGCCATATTGTTGGGGGAGACCGCCTCCTACGCCTTGTACTGCTTCCTTATTTTCACACCTTACATAACCTTTGCTGTTGTTGGGATGAATTTCTCCAAGTGGTTACTGCTGCCTCTGTTCACTCTCCCTATGGCGTTCACGCTTGAGAAAAAATTCCGCCAAAGGGAACTGGGAAAGCTTCCACATGAGACAGCCAAGCTGAATTTACTGTTTGGTGTGCTGTATATTTTGGGTTGTCTGTTTGCAGATACGGGAAGTCTTCCTGGATTAGCATAA